Genomic DNA from Triticum dicoccoides isolate Atlit2015 ecotype Zavitan chromosome 4B, WEW_v2.0, whole genome shotgun sequence:
cttacaaacctctgcacttggaggcccaacaacgtctacaagaagaaggttgcgtagtagacatcaagctcttttatggcgtcgttgtcggggaggttagttcttgaaggtatatctttagatcttgcaattgaatcttttagtttcttgttttatcactagtttagtatatatattaaaactacaaaaatggaattgagggtgcctcatatgcttcatctttttaatgtctttcgtgaaaatgatggaaaggaaaattgtgccaaagtgttagaagaagaatgcattaaaatgtttggcactaaatatttgaatgatgagcatgattgcaatgttgttagtatgaactccttgaacatccatgatgctaatgatatgcaaaggcacaagcttggggatgctatgtttgatgaatatggttTTTTAATccctcaagttttgatgagaatatttattatgatgaaagcatgcctcctatttatgatgattatattggtgaaagtgggtttggaagagtgccaactttaggaagtaatgattccactattttggagggtgttgaatcttattacaatattgataaaagtggatttggagaggtcatgactttatttagtgatgaatccactatttcggaagaggttccaattgattatgagaacaaagcttctatctatgatgattattgtgatgacatgtatgctataaagaatagtgataaccatgaaacttgtcatcttgattttaattttcaattgggttatgcctcatgtgatagttattttgttgagtttgctcccactactattcatgagaaaaaatttgcttatgtggagagtaataaaatttgtatgcttgtgcatcatgaagagaatgctttatgtgatggatatattgttgaattcattcatgatgctactaaaatttatcatgagggaggaatatatgcttgtaagagttgcaataatatctaatttcctccctatgtgttgaaaatcttgaagctatgcttgttttactttcatatgctagttgattcttgttcccataagttgtttgctcacaaaatacctaggcataggaagtgggttagacttaaatgtgttagtcatattcttcatgatgcccccattatgtttcaattcttatcttttatgtgagcatcactgtcatcatcatgcctagctaaaaatgcattaaagaaaagagcttgttgggagacaacccaatatttacccctactgtttttgtgtgttaacatgattaagctactgtagtaatcatttttataggctttgtttcaataaagtgccaagtaagacctttgggatagcttacggtgatagttatgttgatcctgctgaaaatcagaaacttttgctcccagtaaattagttttaataattcacataaacgtgcttttgatctgattctttttgctatggattggtacacaaagttctcaggttgtcctaatttttctggatttttggagttacagaagtatttgagagttacagattactacagactgttctgtttttgacagattatgttttctatgtgttgtttgcttattttgacgaatctatgagtagtgtcggagggtatgaaccatatagaagttgtaatacattagatattaaaccaatataaacaaataatgagttcacaagaatacctaagtggtggttttattttcttatactagcggagtttacgagttttctgttgagttttgtgttgtgaagttttcaagttttcggtaaagattcgatggactatggaataaggagtggcaagagcctaagcttggtaatgcccaaggcaccacaaggtaatattcaaggacaaccaagagcctaagcttggggatgcctcggatggcatcccctctttcgtcttcattcatcgataactttacttggagctatattttcattcaccacatgatatgtgttttgcttggagcgtcattttgttttattaggttttgcttgctgtttaaataaaataccaagatccgaagttcttaaatgttagagagtcttcacatagttgcataattattcgactactaattgatcttcacttatatcttttggagtagtttgtcgtttgctctagtgcttcacttatatcttttagagcacgctggtgattttattttgaataaattgatgaactctcatgcttcaattatattattttgagagtctttagaacaccatggtaattttcttgggttatgaatttagtcctaatgtgataggcatccaagagggatataataaaaactttcacataaaatgcattgaatactatgagaagtttgattctttatggttgttttgagatatgaggatggtgatattagagtcatgctagtagagtaactatgaatttgagaaatacttgtgttgaggtttgtgagtcccgtagcatgcacgtatggtaaccgttgtgtaataaatttgaagtatgaggtgtttctttgattgtcttccttatgtgtggaggtcgggattgcgcgatggttaactcctaccaacccttcccctaggagcatgcgcgtagtgcttggttgtgatgacttgtagattttttgcaataagtatgtgagttctttatgactaatgttgagtccatggattatacacactctcacccttccaccattgatagcctctctagtaccgtgcaactttcgccggtaccataaacccatcatttacttccctcaaaacagctaccatacctacctattatggcatttccatagccattccgagatatattgccatgaaactttccaccattccatttactatgacacacttcatcattgtcatattgctttgcatgatcatgtagttgacatcatatttatggcaaagccaccattcataattctttcatacatgtcagtcttgattcattgcacatcctagtacaccgccggaggcattcatatagagtcatattttgttctaagtatcgagttgtaatccttgagttgtaaataaatagaagtgtgatgatcatcattattagagcattgtcccgtgcgaggaaataaaaaaaaagaggccaacgaagccaatgaaaaaagagaggccaaagaatccaaacaaaaaaatgagagaaaaagagagaaggggcaatgctactatcttttttccacacttgtgcttcaaagtagcaccatgatcttcatgatagagagtctcctacattgtcactttcatatactagtgggaatttttcattatagaacttggcttatatattccaacgatgggcttcctcaaatgccctaggtcttcatgagcaagcaagttggatgcacacccacttagtttctttttgagctttcatacatttatagctctagtgtatccgttgcatgacaatccctactcacattgatatctactaatgggcatctccatagcccgttgatatgcctagttgatgtgagactatctcctcttttttgtgttctccacaaccaccattctattccacctatagtgctatgtccatggatcacgctcatgtattgtgtgaaagttgaaaaagtttgagaatactaaagtatgaaacaattgcttggctgaaaccggggttgggcatgatttgaatattttgtgtgacgaatatggagcatagccaaactatatgattttgtagggatgagcttgctttggccatgttattttgagaagacataattgctttattagtattcttgaagtattactatttttatgtcaatattaaacttttgtcttgaatcttatggatctgaatattcttgccacaataaataagattacattgataaatatgttaggtagcattccacatcaaaaattctgtttttatcatttacctactcggggacgagcaggaattaagcttggagatgcttgatacatcttcaacgtatctataatttttgattgttccatgctattatattatccatcttggattttcatatgctattttatattatttttgggactaagctattaacctagagcccagtgccagtgccagtttctgtttttccttgtttttgagttttacagaaaaggaataccaaacggagtccaattgacctgccaatttttgtggattttttatggaccaaaagaagcccccgaagtaaaagagttgggccagaagagtcccgagccattcacgagggtggagggcgcgcccctatctcatggatgactcggagaccccccccccctaacgtgagaccgacgccaaaaatggctataaatacagaaacccccgaaaagaaacctagatcaggagttccgccgccgcaagcctctatagccaccaaaaacctctcaggagcccgttccggcaccctgccggagggggaatccttcaccggtggccatcttcatcatcccggcgctctccatggtgaggagggagtagttcaccctctgggatgagggtatgtaccagtagctatgtgtttgatctctctctctctctctctctctctctctctctctctctctcgtgttcttgatttggcacgatcatgatgtaccgcgagctttgctactgtagttggatcttatgatggttctccccctctaccttcttgtaatggattgagttttcgctttgaagttatcttatcggattgagtctttaaggatttgagaacacttgatgtatgtcttgcatgtgcttatctgtggtgacaatgggatattcatgtgatctacttgaagtatgttttgatgatcaacttgcgggttcagtgaccttgtgaacttatgcataggggttggcacacgttttcgtcttcactctccagtagaaactttggggcactcttttgaagttctttgtgttggttgaatagatgaatctgagattgtgtgatgcatattgtataatcaaacccacagatacttgtcgtgacattggagtatctaggtgacattagggttttggttgatttgtgtcttaaggtgttattttactacgaactctagggctgtttgtgatacttataggaatagcccaatggattgatcggaaagaataactttgaggtggtttcataccctacaataatctttctgtttgttctctgctattagtgactttggagtgactctttgttgcatgttgagggattgttatatgatctaattatgttatccttgttgagagaacttgcactagtgaaagtatgaaccctaggccttgtttcgaagcattgcaataccatttgtgctcacttttatcacttgctaccttgctgtttttatattttcagattacaaaaacctatatctaccatccatattgcacttgtatcaccatctcttcaccgaactagtgcaactatacaatttaccattgtattgggtgtgttggggacacaagagactctttgctatttggttgtagggttgtttaagagagaccatcttcatcctacgcctcccagggattgataaaccttaggtcacccacttgagggaaatttgctactgtcttacaaacctctgcacttgaaagcccaacaacgtctacaagaagaatgttgcgtagtagacatcactggcgTTGAAGCCTCTATATTGTGGATGTTCACCCGTTAGAAACAGAAAATCatatatttttatttgtttttctgctaaCGAACGAACATCCTTATCTTTTTAACCTTGGCTCTAAATGAGGTGATTCAAAAACCCACGTTCTTTGTTCATCAAACCTTCTCCGTTGGCACTATTCTCATAATGTTATAACATTCtgtaaatgaccattttgcccttgcccttaaTCAACCACCTTTGAGAGGGGAACTTTTCTGGCAAATCTTTCCGCAAGCTCCTCGCACTTCTTCCCGGAGAATTCTTCATCCCCAGGAAAGCCACTATAGCCACTTGCACGATGTtcttgcagtagccatggttttataCTTGAATATTTAAATGACTTGTGCATGTTAATATTTTCGTGAATGCTTTATGTGCTTATGAATCCATGCTCATCTTTGTGCCATTATCATTTACATCTAGTTGGTTAAATGCTTACTTGCTAATACTGTTACCATGTTCTTTTCTAGTAATTATTTTCGATGCCAGTAGTCATGCTATGCTCATATGAAGTGTTATAATTAGTTATACTTGTGATATTCATGATCATCGCTATGCCATGCTCATTTGCATTAGTAGAATAAATGATTTATTGTTGTTGATATGGTTAATGGTTATGCTTCCCGTTCATGGTCATGTTGATATTATGCTCATATGCATTGTTATTTTCTCATGTTGTTGTGACTCAGCTCATCACTTTTCAAGTTTAGTCAGacattaattgaacttgaacacctgttggctAAGTCATAGTGCCATCAAAAAGAGCTGACCAGTGAAGCCATATTTTCctgtatgggaaggccctaatgcggtctattgtcatgcctctcgctggttcctccaactagggaaggttatgtgtgTGCGCtatcctgatcaggtaggcggccaTAAGCGTTGTGTGCCCGAGTTGTATGGATCCATTGTCCCTGTCcgggaccgtttttgttttgccacgacggtggctggCCACGAAGGTGGCGGATGTCATGTggtgacatcggggccacccatgacttagcccaaaggggagtttttcggagtggccgggagagtgtcatgcaatagatcagttttgtcggaacatcgttggtccacccgaatgggagtacgaggccttGTGTTCCTTAGTGTGGGTACATTGTACTGACCTCTACAGAGTATATAATCTATCGGTAGCCGCGCCAGCGGATATGGGCCTAGTTCGCagtaggtcacactatgggtcaatagtAATAATAACCTGACTAATAAACAACCATGATTCGATGAGGACAGAAGGTGGTTGATCTTTATATGGTCACGAGATGATCACGATGGTATTCTTGCTAATTATAATGTGATCACGATGGTATTCTTGATAATAATAATGTGATCACGATGATAAGTAATATGGATATTTAtggtggttacgaggtaacctccGAACAGAGTAAGTTGGTCCATGGTATTTTAAACATGCTGCATGCTAGTATCAACATTGTTCACATCTTGAGTaacatgttcatgccatgctcatcttGTAGTATCATATTCATCATTGTTAATTAACCTGTATatgcatgctattgtttgtcttgattgtttttggttgctgtgagcttgcgagtacattcaaagtactcacctggcgtgtcatgctagattGTAGGTCATTCCGTGATTGATTGCTTGTCGAGGATCCCAAGTTTGCGAGGTAGGAtatgcgttccagccagagtccctgcggagtggagttctccAATGTCGTCGTTGTTTTGGCTACGAGTTGTTCTGTTGCTAGCATAGAACTACCttagcaggcgtagtgtcgccatgctaATGTAATTCGTCATGATATCGGAACCCTTGTACCTATATCATTTGTAGTAGAGAGATGATTtgttctatgccaagcagtgccgtattccagaagacttgatctaTGGGCTGGAATACGGGATATTCCAGTCTCTCCAAGTCGGGGTGCCACACCATGGATGCCTAAGAAGTTGTCTCTGCACCTTTAAGACTTTTAAGTAGGATGTTAAGACTTGGTCGCAACAGTTTGTCACTAACAGTCTTTGAGTGTGTGTTGAGCCTATGCTTTATGGGTTTATGCTATGCTTGTTTATCTATGTTGTGTCTGTGAGTGTGCTATTAATATCACCACTCCAACAATAGGTTACCAAACCACATGTGTTGCATGTAACCAAACACCACACACTGTGCATCTTCCTGGAACATGCTTGCAACCAAACACGGTGCATGAGTTTCATCTCGGCCAGATTGGGGAGGATGCAGACAAAAAAACTATGTATAAAACATGGTTTTTAGCCGGTATTCACTCAGCTAGGCCCAACTCAGTCACATGTACAATGAGGCAAAATATGATACATGAAACCAAACACGCCCATGATAGCTTTTGGTGTTCAATCATCATATGGCGGCACCGTTTTAGCAGACGGATCCATCAGCTGTATCAAGCACACAACATCGCCACACAGAGGAGCAGTGCCGGCACCACCTTGCTCCAGTCCAGAAAAAGTCGTACGCATGCCCGTCGGTAGACGCCACCACCACCTTTCCCTTGTCACAGTGATGCTGGCATGTTCTTCCTCTTCACCCCTAGGACGCTCACTCTTCGCACCATGCTACATGCATGCATCCACCACCCATCACCGCTTGTGACCCTTGTTACATTTTCTAATTTTGGTTAAATTTTATCTAATTTTAATGTGTTTTAATGTTCATCTAGCCCCTTAAGTGAAAATGTATCTAACACCTTAAGTGCGTTTTAGTGTTCATGACATATGATCAAAGGGACTAACACTTCAACTGAGTGACCCTCAGGTGTTTAATCACAATTGATGAAAAGGATGGAGGTGAGAGACCCCCTGTTCAGATAAAAACATGTCGACCTTTGCAAAAGGTAAGAGAATTTTGGTTTTTGAGTCATAGGAAGGCTGAACTATTAAGCTGGGTTTAGGTCTTGTATAAGCTTGGGGATCATGATACACCAttttcatgaaaacccacatcaaAGATCCATACACAAAGCCATGTTAGAAAATCCCATCTCAAACCCAACACTGGCATCCTCTCTTTATACCTCAGAACTCCAGCGGTCCAAGGCCCCCCGGTCTAGGGGATCCAGTTGACATCGCCTTTGGACACCCGAAACTCCAACCCCTAACCCTTGGATCTTCGGGGTACCCAATGGCACCTTCTTTGGATACGCTGGATCTCTAGGGCTCCATACCCAGGATCTCCGAGATACCGACCCTCAGGTTATGGTTCTAGATAGGGCGAATCTCCAGGGCTCCGGCCCCTGACCTCTGGAGTGCGCTGCAAGTGGGGATAACAATTAGATTTAAAGGGGGCTATATAAGCCACCCTTCTTCTATCTCTAGACCTAATCCTAGAAATTGCCGCCCTCCTCCATTGTTGAACTGGAAAATCTCATTCCCCATTGATTCCTCCGACGAAAAATTGAGGATTCAAAGAAGAACCCTAGATCTATAGTTCCACCAAAGAAAATTGTGATCCTCCTCCATGTGCTATACCAAACTTGTTACCCTTAGAGTTTTTGCAATCTTAGGTGGTAGGACTGTAGGAGTCTTTCCTGGAAGTATTCTTGCATGCGGTGTGCTCCAGTAAAGTTTGTAAAGGTCTGATGATTGTCTTCAAGACAAACCATCAGTGATTTGAGAATGTATATTAAATAGTGGTCTTCCCACGCCAAATAATATTTGAACAGACGAGGCTACAATTTACAATGGATAGGGGAACCGAACAGTTAATCAAAATAAATGAAAGAAACAATCATACGTGCAGATGAGAaattacatgtacaacaacacctcGTCGATAATAATAGTGGTAGTGTATATGTCTAGAAATGATTTGCTAATACTAGCAGTGTTTGTTCTAGTAGTCAAACTGGCGCCAGGTGGTGAAGGTTTGTCCAAACTGCCACCAGGCCGGCACGACATCCTGGAAGACAAGGTACTGGCCACCGGTGGAGGTGATGGTGAAGCTGAGCGCCTGGCCCACCAATCCCGAGAGGCAGTGCCAGTTGGCGCCCCAGTTCCTGGACATCGGGATCCAGGCGGTGTtggtccctttcaccgacatgctCTTAATCGACCCGCTCCCGGCGATGTTAGCCACGAGCACCAGCTCAAAGTAGTTGAAGCCGTTGATGGTGAaccgcacgccgccctgcctccagcACTTGACCTGCTGGTAGAAGACGGGGATGATGCCGGCGCGGTAGATGCCGATGTTCTCCCAGGCGGGCTGGGACATGTCGAAGTGGTGTCGAGGAGGGTTGCACCACCCGCCGTTGTCACTGGGGAGATCCCAGTTGGGAGGGCAGAAGTTGGTGGCGGAGACGGTGATGGAGGTTCCGGGCTTGCACATACGCGACTTGCTTGTGTCACAAATGATGACGTAGCACTGCCCGCATGACGCACCGTCGTTGAACAGCGCCGTGCTCAGCGCCACGTTGTTGATCCCGTACCCGGCAACGTATAGGTTCTCGTACCCACATGCGCCACCTTCACATTGCACATGCAAACACATTCAGACACACGCACACATGGATTGCATTGCATGCGTATCATGCATAAACCGTAGTAGTATTGTGACAATTGATGGTGGCGGAGCAAGCCGGAATAAACGCTAGATTAGCGAGCTTACCCATTGTGTCGGAGCCGTCGGCGCCGCCGTAGAAGGTGGCGGTGGCCGGGATCCAGTTGGAATTGGTCGGCGCGAAGCAGAACgcaagaacggcggcgaacagctgCAGGAAGCGCATCCCAGCTGCCATCTTTCTGCTCGAGAGGGAGTGCCAGAAACAGGGAGAGATGGTTGAGCTTCTCTCGCAGCTAGCTAGCTTGATAGATATTGTGGCAATCGAGAGTGGATTTAGAGGTGAGGAATGATTGCGACAATGGCGGTGCTTAAATAGGAATGTAGCTAGCGTATTAAATCGAGAAGAATGATTGTCGTGTTATTTAACTAACATATGAGATCGCGGTTCCAACGATCGTATGGATGCAACCTCCACCGTTTGACTCTTGCGCTCTAATCATCGAACGTAGGTCTGATCAATGGATGTCGTTTCTTAACTTAATATTTTCAAAATGATAGGTTAACTGAGTACAACTAATTTGAAATGGTTCCAGAGTATAACCAAGTCTATAGCTAGCTCGCTTTTGTTCAGCGCGCACAAATATTCGTGCAAGAGGTTTCTACTGAACTGATATGAAAAGTATCCACGCGAAAGCCAGAGTATTTTAAAATTTAAAATTGTTCTTTAGGTTGTGCTATTCCCGCTAGCCACCACTAACTGTCTCTAACTGCAAGCCCAACTCTCTCCAAATCCTTGCAGCTCCGCAACCGACTGTCGCTTTCTAAACTGACTATTGACGATCGATCTAATCACTGAAGTAGTCAAATAATATGCATGCATTGCATCCTCTTGCTTGCTTCTTTTTGAGGCCAAACGACCAAACAACATTATTACTTGGTAGCCTAATTTATTTAGAGAAAACATGCATGATTACTTGATTAATGTACATCTTTCCTCAATAGTTGTATTATATATGTGGGTTATTCTTATCAGTTGTCCTGTTTGAATTACACTCGGATTGCAGCATAAAAAAGATGATAAGCACACCAAGGCATCAATGTTTATACAAGCATATATTATTTACTTAATCCTCGTCAACTGAATAAGCCGTATGATCAGTTACAATCATGCAACTATACGACAGTTATGTCTGCAACATAATTTTTTAGGAGAAACTCTTCAGGCTGGTTTTGTTATATGAATACAATTAAATTTGCTTCACGC
This window encodes:
- the LOC119293884 gene encoding expansin-A19-like; this translates as MAAGMRFLQLFAAVLAFCFAPTNSNWIPATATFYGGADGSDTMGGACGYENLYVAGYGINNVALSTALFNDGASCGQCYVIICDTSKSRMCKPGTSITVSATNFCPPNWDLPSDNGGWCNPPRHHFDMSQPAWENIGIYRAGIIPVFYQQVKCWRQGGVRFTINGFNYFELVLVANIAGSGSIKSMSVKGTNTAWIPMSRNWGANWHCLSGLVGQALSFTITSTGGQYLVFQDVVPAWWQFGQTFTTWRQFDY